Genomic window (Streptomyces sp. LX-29):
CCTGGTCCCTGGCGGCCGTCGAGTCGACCCGGTTCCTCAGCCCGGTCTTCCCCGGCGACACCCTCACCACCGAGATCACCTGGACCCGGCGCGGGGACGGCTGGCGCTGCCAGGCCGTCGCCGGCACCGAGCGCGGCCCGTCCGCCAAGGTCCGGCTGCGCTACGCGACCGAGCCGGCGGCCTGGACGGGGGAGCCCCCGGTGAGTCCGCCGGCCGCGGAGACGGCCGCCGCCCCGCTCACCACCGAGGCGATCAAGCGGATCCTGCCGCACCGCTACCCGATGCTGCTGGTGGACCGGGTCGAGGCGCTGGTGCCCGGCGAGCGGCTGACCGCCGTGAAGTCCGTCAGCTGCAACGAGCCCTGGTACCAGGCGCTGCCGGACAAGGCGGCCGCCACGGACTACCACTACCCCGAGACCCTGCTGGTCGAGTCCTGGTGCCAGTCGGCGGGGGTGCTGGTCGCCCACGACACGCCCAACCCCGATGTGCTGGCCGGACAGGTCATGCTCTTCGGCGCCATCTCCGACGTCGCCTATCTGCGCCCGGTGCGCCCCGGCGACGTGGTCGAACACCGGGTCCGGCTGGTGCGCGCGCTGCGCGACACCATGTTCGTCGAGGGGGAGAGTCTGGTCGCGGGCGAGCCCGTGATGAGGGTCGGCTCGGTGGTGATGGCGATGCGCCCCGCCGAGGAGCTGACCGGCCGCCCGACGGCGTGACCGTCCCCTGGCCTCCCTCCCGTGACTCCCCTATCCGCACGTCCGCAAGCGATGTCCAGCGTCAAGCGATCGACAGGAGCACCAGAAGTGTCCGCAGCATCCGCACCGTCCGCCGCTGAGAAGGCCGTCGAGAGGAAGGTCGCCCTGGTCTCGGGCGGCTCACGGGGGATCGGCCGGGCCGCCGCGCTGCGGCTCGCCCGTGACGGCTTCGACGTGGCGTTCTGCTACCAGTCCAACCCGGACGCCGCCCGAGCCCTGGAGAAGGAGGCCGAGGAGGAGGGCCTGCGGATCGTCGGCAGGCAGGCCGACGTCTCCGACGCGACCTCGGTACGGGAGTTCGTCGCCTGGACCGAGGAGCGGCTGGGCGCCGTCGAGGTGGTCGTCACCTCGGCCGGCATCACCCGGGACAACCCGCTCCTGCTGATGAAGGACGAGGACTGGCACCGGGTCGTCGACGTCAATCTCAACGGCACCTACAACGTGTGCCGCGCGGTGGTCTTCGAAATGATGAAGCGCAAGTCCGGCTGCATCATCAACATATCCTCCGTGGCGGGTGTCTACGGCAATGCCACCCAGACCAACTACGCGGCCACCAAGGCGGGAATCATCGGCTTCACCAAGTCGCTCGCCAAGGAGGGCGGCCGGTACAACATCCGGGTCAATGCCATCGCGCCGGGATTCATCGACACCGATATGACCTCGGTCCTGACCGACTCGCTCAGGACCGAGGCGGTCAAGGGCATTCCGCTGCGTCGCTTCGGCACCGCGGACGAGGTCGCGGACGGGGTGTCGTACCTGGTCCGGGCGGGGTACGTGACGGGCAGCGTGTTGCAGATCGACGGCGGCATCATCCTCTGAGCACCCCGGGCCGCGGCGGCCGGCCACGACGTTCGGAAAGACGTTCGGAAAGACTTTCGCAAAACTCTCGCAAAGAGGGGATGACGGCCATGGCGCGCAGAAAGCGCAGCACGCATCCGGTCTTCTATTTCAATTTCCGCAGCCCGTACGCATGGCTCGCCTATCATGATCTGATGGAACGTTATCCCGACGTCGCACGGGTGCTCGAATGGCGCCCGTGGTGGGAGCCGGACGCGGCCAACGAGCGCCGGCTGAACGAGGCCGGCGGTACGTTCTCCTACGTCGCGATGTCCAAGGAGAAGCACCTCTACATCCTCCAGGACGTGCGCCGGCTGACCCGCGACCGCGGCCTGTCGGTGACCTGGCCGGTGGACCGGGACCCGGTCTGGGAGGTGCCGCACCTGCCGTACTTCGTCGCCCGGGAGCTGGGTCGGGCCCCGGAGTACGTCAGCGCCGTCTACGAGGCCCGCTGGCATCGCGGCATGGACATCTGCGACCCGGCGACCATCGCCGTGCTCGCGGCGGAGCTCGGGCTTCCGGTGGACCGGATGACCGGCGCCGCCACCGATCCGGGGCTGCGCGAGAAGGAGGCGCACGAGGCGCTGCTGGCGTTGAGCGACGCCGGCGCCTTCGGGCCGCCGTTCTTCACCCACGGCTTCGACAAGTTCTGGGGGGTGGACCGGCTTCCGGCGTTCGTGGAGTCGGTCCGCGCGTCGCTCGACGGCGCGCCCGCCGACGCCGCTCCCGCCGCGTCCGGCGCCCCCGCGGAAGTACTGCCCGAGGCGGACTTCACGGCGGCCCTGGCGGGTGATCAGGGCCACCCCGGTGGCTGCGGCTGACCATCTCGGCGACCGTCCGCGCCGAGCGGTGCGAGACTGCCTGTGAGTCCTGACGGACCCCCACTGCCACCAGGAGGAAGCGCAGATGCCCGAGTCGAGGATTCCGGCCCGTCGGGACCGGCATGCCACGCTCAGGAGCCGGGCGCTGTCGGCGGCGGCGCTGCCGATAGCGCCGTTGTACGGCGCGGCGCTGGCGTATCGCGCCTTCCATCCCCGGCGCCGGGTGGTACCGGCCGAGGCCGGCCACCCCCGGGACCACGGCCTGCCGTGCACCGAGGTGAAGGTGCCGTTCCGCGCCGGGAGGTATGTCCACGCCTGGCTGTGCCCGGGCTCGCCGGAGCGGGTGGTGGTGCTCGGGCACGGGATGGGCGCCAGCAAGGTGCGCAGTCTCGAACATGCGAAGTTCCTGCACGAGGCCGGCTACACCGTCTGTCTGTTCGATCACCGCAACCACGGGGCCAGCAGTCAGGACGCGTCCTGGCGCGGCCTCGGCGACCGCTTCGCCAGCGACATCACCGCCGTGGTCGGGCACCTGCGCAGGGTGCGCGGCTACGGCGATGCGCGCTTCGCCATATACGGCTTCTCCTTCTCCTGCTTCTCGTCCATGTGGGCGCTCACCCACTCGGGCTTCGAGGTGGACGCGATGGTCTGCGACAGCGGCCCCGGGCACGATGTGCCGCCGCTGTTCCGGAAGTTCCTCGAGGCCGACGAGCTGCCGATGCCGGGGCCGCTGGGTGGCGAGCCCTCGCGGGCGGTGGTCACCGGAGTGCTGTGCGCCCTGGGCACGGCGATGATCCGGGCCCAGTGGCCGCCGCCGGTCACCGGCAAGTTCGCACGGATCCCCCTGCTGTTCATGTCCGGTGAGCGGGACGCCATCGTGCCGCCCTCCTCCGTCGATGCGCTGGCCGAGCGGTTTCCGCAGGCCGAGACCCATGTGCTGCCGGGGGCCGAGCACCTCCTGGGGCTGCGCGCCGATCCCGAGACTTACGCGAATGTCGTCCTCGACTTCCTCAAACGGGCCCTCGGCTAGCACGACAATGCAACTGTCCGTCCTCGGTGGACGGGGTTCTTCAGGAAAAGGGAAGAGAGAGCATGCGCAAGGTGCTCATCGCCAACCGTGGCGAAATCGCTGTCCGCGTTGCCCGTGCCTGTCGGGATGCCGGGATCGCGAGCGTAGCTGTGTACGCCGAGCCGGACCGGGACGCGGTGCATGTGCGTGCGGCTGACGAGGCCTACGCGCTGGGCGGTGACACTCCGGCGGCCAGTTATCTGGATATGGCCAAGGTGTTGGCCGCGGCGGCGGAGTCGGGTGCGGACGCGGTGCATCCGGGGTACGGGTTCCTGTCTGAGAACGCGGAGTTCGCGCAGGCTGTGATCGATGCGGGGTTGACCTGGATCGGTCCGCCGCCGCAGGCGATCCGGGATCTGGGTGACAAGGTCGCCGCTCGTCATATCGCTCAGCGTGCGGGTGCTCCGTTGGTCGCGGGTACTCCTGACCCGGTCTCGGGTGCGGAGGAGGTCGTGGCGTTCGCGCGGGAGCATGGGCTGCCGATCGCGATCAAGGCTGCTTTCGGTGGTGGTGGGCGTGGTCTGAAGGTCGCCCGCACGCTGGAGGAGGTGCCGGAGCTGTATGAGTCCGCGGTGCGGGAGGCGGTGGCCGCCTTCGGTCGGGGTGAGTGCTTCGTGGAGCGCTACCTGGACAAGCCGCGGCATGTGGAGACGCAGTGTCTGGCCGACCGGCATGGCAACGTGGTGGTGGTCTCCACCCGTGACTGCTCGCTTCAGCGGCGTCATCAGAAGCTGGTGGAGGAGGCCCCGGCTCCGTTCCTCACCCCGGAGCAGAACGCGCAGTTGTACGCGGCGTCCAAGGCCATCTTGAAGGAGGCCGGTTATGTGGGTGCCGGCACGGTGGAGTTCCTGGTCGGCAGCGATGGCACGATCTCGTTCCTGGAGGTGAACACCCGGCTTCAGGTGGAGCACCCGGTGACCGAGGAGGTCACGGGGATCGATCTGGTGCGGGAGATGTTCCGGATCGCCGATGGTGAGGAGCTCGGTTACGGGGACCCTGCGGTGCGGGGGCACTCGTTCGAGTTCCGGATCAACGGTGAGGACCCGGGTCGTAACTTCCTGCCCGCTCCGGGCACGGTCACGCTGTTCGCCCCGCCGTCGGGTCCGGGTGTGCGGTTGGACGCGGGTGTGGAGTCCGGGTCGGTGATCGGTCCGGCGTGGGACTCGCTGCTGGCCAAGTTGATCGTGACCGGTGCGACCCGTGAGCAGGCGTTGCAGCGGGCGGCGCGGGCTCTGGCGGAGTTCAGGGTGGAGGGGATGGCGACCGCGATCCCGTTCCACCGGGCCGTGGTCACCGACCCGGCGTTCACCTCCGATCCGTTCACGGTGCACACGCGGTGGATCGAGACGGAGTTCGTCAACACCATCCCCGCCTACACGCCCACCGGTGTGGAGGAGGTTGAGGCGGAGTCCCGCGAGACCGTGGTGGTCGAGGTCGGGGGTAAGCGGCTGGAGGTGTCCCTGCCCGCGTCTCTCGGTGTGGCGACCGCGGCCGCCGGAGGTGGGGGTGCGCGTAAGCCGAAGCGGAAGGCGGCTCGTAAGTCGGGTTCGGCGGCTTCGGGTGACGCGTTGGCGTCGCCGATGCAGGGCACGATCGTGAAGGTGGCGGTCGAGGAGGGTCAGCAGGTCGCCGAGGGCGAGCTGATCGTGGTCCTGGAGGCGATGAAGATGGAGCAGCCGCTGAACGCGCACCGCGCGGGCACGGTCAAGGGACTGGCCGCCGAGGTCGGCGCGTCCATCACCTCCGGCGCCGTCATCTGCGAGATCAAGGACTGAGACGCCCACCGCGCGGACGCCGCGAGGCGACGTCGCCCGAGGACGGCCCCGTGACCGCGGGCGCCGTCCTCGCCCGCGCGTACGGGCGCCTTCGGTCGCCTCGATCCACCGGCGCCGCGCGCGGAGTCACGCTCCGGCTCAGTGCCGCAGCCG
Coding sequences:
- a CDS encoding alpha/beta fold hydrolase yields the protein MPESRIPARRDRHATLRSRALSAAALPIAPLYGAALAYRAFHPRRRVVPAEAGHPRDHGLPCTEVKVPFRAGRYVHAWLCPGSPERVVVLGHGMGASKVRSLEHAKFLHEAGYTVCLFDHRNHGASSQDASWRGLGDRFASDITAVVGHLRRVRGYGDARFAIYGFSFSCFSSMWALTHSGFEVDAMVCDSGPGHDVPPLFRKFLEADELPMPGPLGGEPSRAVVTGVLCALGTAMIRAQWPPPVTGKFARIPLLFMSGERDAIVPPSSVDALAERFPQAETHVLPGAEHLLGLRADPETYANVVLDFLKRALG
- a CDS encoding hotdog domain-containing protein yields the protein MPTLSSVTPVDGTPEILESGAGDGARARTRVTVTEDSEKVFVGHYPGFPIFPGVCIVEYVHRSALATFPEPGEAWSLAAVESTRFLSPVFPGDTLTTEITWTRRGDGWRCQAVAGTERGPSAKVRLRYATEPAAWTGEPPVSPPAAETAAAPLTTEAIKRILPHRYPMLLVDRVEALVPGERLTAVKSVSCNEPWYQALPDKAAATDYHYPETLLVESWCQSAGVLVAHDTPNPDVLAGQVMLFGAISDVAYLRPVRPGDVVEHRVRLVRALRDTMFVEGESLVAGEPVMRVGSVVMAMRPAEELTGRPTA
- the fabG gene encoding 3-oxoacyl-[acyl-carrier-protein] reductase codes for the protein MSAASAPSAAEKAVERKVALVSGGSRGIGRAAALRLARDGFDVAFCYQSNPDAARALEKEAEEEGLRIVGRQADVSDATSVREFVAWTEERLGAVEVVVTSAGITRDNPLLLMKDEDWHRVVDVNLNGTYNVCRAVVFEMMKRKSGCIINISSVAGVYGNATQTNYAATKAGIIGFTKSLAKEGGRYNIRVNAIAPGFIDTDMTSVLTDSLRTEAVKGIPLRRFGTADEVADGVSYLVRAGYVTGSVLQIDGGIIL
- a CDS encoding DsbA family protein: MARRKRSTHPVFYFNFRSPYAWLAYHDLMERYPDVARVLEWRPWWEPDAANERRLNEAGGTFSYVAMSKEKHLYILQDVRRLTRDRGLSVTWPVDRDPVWEVPHLPYFVARELGRAPEYVSAVYEARWHRGMDICDPATIAVLAAELGLPVDRMTGAATDPGLREKEAHEALLALSDAGAFGPPFFTHGFDKFWGVDRLPAFVESVRASLDGAPADAAPAASGAPAEVLPEADFTAALAGDQGHPGGCG
- a CDS encoding biotin carboxylase N-terminal domain-containing protein codes for the protein MRKVLIANRGEIAVRVARACRDAGIASVAVYAEPDRDAVHVRAADEAYALGGDTPAASYLDMAKVLAAAAESGADAVHPGYGFLSENAEFAQAVIDAGLTWIGPPPQAIRDLGDKVAARHIAQRAGAPLVAGTPDPVSGAEEVVAFAREHGLPIAIKAAFGGGGRGLKVARTLEEVPELYESAVREAVAAFGRGECFVERYLDKPRHVETQCLADRHGNVVVVSTRDCSLQRRHQKLVEEAPAPFLTPEQNAQLYAASKAILKEAGYVGAGTVEFLVGSDGTISFLEVNTRLQVEHPVTEEVTGIDLVREMFRIADGEELGYGDPAVRGHSFEFRINGEDPGRNFLPAPGTVTLFAPPSGPGVRLDAGVESGSVIGPAWDSLLAKLIVTGATREQALQRAARALAEFRVEGMATAIPFHRAVVTDPAFTSDPFTVHTRWIETEFVNTIPAYTPTGVEEVEAESRETVVVEVGGKRLEVSLPASLGVATAAAGGGGARKPKRKAARKSGSAASGDALASPMQGTIVKVAVEEGQQVAEGELIVVLEAMKMEQPLNAHRAGTVKGLAAEVGASITSGAVICEIKD